The genome window TTCTGCTCTCTTGTCACAGTTCAAATTTGACTCTTTGCCTTGGTTTATAGGCCTGGTTTTGTTTATCCCTCATTCCAGGTGAATGCCTGTGGAAGAGAGTATTTAATGCCTTATTCTACTGTTATTTAATGATGTTTGTTTCATGTATCACATATGCACAGTGCTACTACTTCACAAAGGGACTGTGCCTACTGTCCACCCTTCTAACACAATTAGAGGCAGCCAaatctcttaccttgaaagtcctagtgattccccctgccccccataACAGCTTCCAGTGTTTGTTCAAATACTTTGAATGGTCAATTGcagcattaaaataaaatctagCCATTTTTCTACATGTTATTTTTGGTGTTTTACAATGCAGAGATGAAGAAGGGGCAGAGCACTTACGGAAGCGAAACATGAAGTTGCCCTTCACGTTTGCTACGGGTGAGGCTGTGTTATATGAAGTGATGTTTCCTCAGCCTGGCTTAATGGATCCTTCTCAGGCAAAGGTTAAAAGTGGCATTGGAAAAGGAGCTGCTTCCAAGACTATTCTGCGCAAAGAATCTGTGGATCCTAATTCACTTTTGGGTGCAATGTTGCAGCAGGATGAATCTGTGTATCTTTGTCCACCTGCTTCAAACAAAATCTCCTCCTCTTTTGAGAGGAACCTTTTTGCAGATACCAGAGATGAATTGGGCAATGTAATGACCAGTGATTGGCAAGATATTTTGCCAGTGGGAAACAACAGCATCCTTAAACAGGAACAGACTGCATGCCCTGAGGAAAGTAGTTTGATACTTCCTGAAGACAGTGTGGGCCTTTTTCAGGATAACAAGAATAATGAACTGTATAACATCATGAAAACTCTAGGCATTGACTTTGAagatataaaatgttttcagcaagatgaagaattttttaaaaatgaactgtcTGGTGTGGATGACATTAGAGACATTGACATAACTGATGAAATATTGACGTACGTTCAGGAGTCCTTAAATAAACCAGACCTCTTGTATTCAGGCTGCCAGCAGCAACAGCCTATAGTTCAGAACTCCACCTGTGTACTGCCGCAGCAAATGGAGCAGCCACAACTTGACCATCGGCAGAAAGAGACAACAGTGGAACAACATCAGCATCACCAACAGTtgtgtcagaaaatgaagcaCATGCAAGTCAATGGGATGTTCACAAACTGGAATTCAGTCAACAACATGCCCCTTAACCCTTCACAGCAACAGTCTCAGCCATATATCTTTTCCAGCATGCAAGAAATAACTCAGGAGTTTCCTTATAAATCTGAAGTAAACACAGCAACATATGCATGTAGGCAAGAATTTATTCCTTACAACCAGTCCACCAGCATGGTATCACAACTTCCAGATTTTACACAGATAGATTTCCCAGTAGGAAGTTTTGATCGGTCAACCTATTCAACTTCTGGTTTGGAAGACTTTCTCAGTTGTTTGCAGCAAGTCCCTGAAAGTCAAGCTTGTGGAATAAATTCTCAACAAGTTATAGTAACACCTCAGACATGTTACGCAGGTGCTGTGTCAATGTACCAATGTGTATCAGAAACTCAACCAAACTGCACAGAGCAAATACAGTATAATCCTGTGGTATCAGGACAACAAGCCTTGCTAAACAAGGTATGGAACTTAAACTTACAAAaccatattttgcatttttgacCTGGGAGTATTTTTAACTGCTTTTGCATACATTGATGAGCCAAAAGCACAGAGAATTCTAGCTTATCATTCACATGTCCAACAGTATGTTAGTgtgggctggattcagtgatccataggggcccttccagctctgcacttcaaaGAAGATGTGGATGATGCTGTCCCATCATTCCAGCCAGAGCAGCTAAATTAACCAGAAATTCACCAGGAAGCAATATCTTAATGTTGCATGGAAGTCCCCCTTCCACAAAGTATCCAGGAATTGGATACAAAACATGGCTCAGACTGGTTTAGTATGGAAGTTACAAATTCACTTTGGATGTAGTGCTAATGGCTTGATTCCTGGTGAATTCCTGGTTAGGTTAGTGGGTGGGAGGGCACAAGTAAGAGCAATTCATTAATCCATTCAATTTTTATacacccatctagcaaattgctacccTGGGCATTGTGCAGAAGGTAAAGTAAAAACCAtgaaaatcataaaacacattctaaaatacaaaaattggggggggggggttaaaaataCAGGCAGCAATCAGCCTGTGTGCATTAGTATGCTGTTTAGAGAAGACAGAATTGACTGCAGTTATGGCTGGTGGTTAACTTGTAAGCATTATGTCAGTATTCAAAGAATCTCTGTTTTAACCATATTAAATCTTAATCTGCATAGTACATATCATCTTGTCACCATGTAACTTGGTAATGTGTTAATTTATGTTTGGAGATTTAAGTAACTCCCATGATATTAAGTTCCTCTGCTTCTGGAGATTTTGTGGGTGTGATCCTGTGAGCCATTCTGAAGAGATGTAAATAAATAGCGTGAATTTTGTCTTCCTTGTGTTTATATACCTATAAGAGACAGAGTTCTGCTGCATTGAAGTGTAGTATTTCTAAGATGAATGAAATAATATATCTCATTCTCTTACAGAATATTTTTTAGTTTTGATGGTGAAGTAATTCTGTACTATTTGAgaacttggttttctttttggCTTTCTTGGAATATTTTTTTGAGCCAATCGTATGCCTGCTTGATAGTTCTGAAATGATTACAACTTAGGAAAACTCAAAATTGGTGTTTGAGAGATTCATTTCAAGCTCTTAGATCCTATGGTGGTGGGTAGGTACTGGTAACAGCTTTGTGCCTGTGTTATCTATTGGCAGATAGTGGTGCCAAACATATTTTGGCCAAGCCaaatacagtaaaagaaaaataaaagcatatcAGCAATTATAGGTATACAATGAGTTGCTTTATGAAAAACAGATATAATTTTAATAAGTGGCTAAACATGATTCCATGTTCATTTTATAAGATGAATGTAGTGTGATATCAAAGTCACAGTTTAAACAGTATGTGCATAATCTGACTCTGTTCTTATTGTCAATGTATGTAAATCTGTCAAATGGGTTTCAGGGCCATATGGAATAATATATTTAAGAACACAGTTGATGGGAAACCCAGTCTTAATGTGTTAAATGTACTTGTTATCAAATTTGgattaaaaaccaaaagaaaatgaaCACTTTTATGTAGACCTCacagaagaattttaaaaggaaaagttaCAAAAGTTATAAGCAGTTATCTGCATAAACTAATAGtttaaattagtttttttttttatgtactgTGATACTGGGATTCTAGGCCTTCCATGTTTATCTAGTGACCAGTCTCCCAGCTGGCAGCTGCTAGCAGCTTGTAGCACTGTCATACAGATTTTTATATAAGAATCAATGTGTTGCAAATCTTGCTTCAAGACAAGCCTTGAATGTTATGACCTTAATTCTTCCCATGGTTCTAGTAACTTTTCAatacaacacacaaaggaaattTGTTGTATAAACCTTTTGTTAAAGTTTACTGGATGCCATAGAAAAAAGATATGCAGAAGGTTTGTTTGGCTCTCCTGGTAGATCTCTGAATGATTTGTAATATGATCTCTAACTTGTGATTACATAATAATAGTGGTGGAAAAGGACTTCATCCCCCACCGTACAGATGAAATGAAGAAAACTTGGGGTCACCATCAGAGGACTCCTTTATGTAAGGACCAGGGGTTCTGTTCACTTCTGATACTCGAAACAAATTTGTGGGTTGAGAAGTCTTTAATTCTAAGTATATGAGTTTTGCGAAGTGTTGATGGATTTTATGGTTCTAGTTGAACAAGTCTGAATTCTGACACCAGTGttataaatatttgaaacaaacaaagcagTTAAAGTTTAGCTGCTTCCTTTGCTCAAACCTTtatgttcactttttaaaatacctggGGGATTCATTTTTGATATTAATACTGTACTTCACTTCTGTTGCTTGGGATGCAACTGTGGCTGTCTTTCAGGCTACATTATTCCTTTAACTTTGTAGCAGTCCACTGTTGCTactatgtttccccaaaaataagacagggtcttatattaatttttgctccaaaaatgtattagggcttatttccaggggattttttccccatgtacaacaatctacagaagtcatgttatcttcttctggttactgcacaatggtggagggcagggtttcacttaactggggcttatttttggggtaggagttatattgcgagcatccagaaaaatcatactagggcttattttcaggttagatcttatttttggggaaacaggatagattAAAATTAGACTGTGCTTGGAGTGTTAATACATAGAAAGTCTTTCAAatcaaaatctttctttcttctgcgtggtcttctgtgaatgcacacaataaggggttaagtcagcgcctgcgctggtcttctcggaatgttccagagctctgcaagagaaaaacattgtcaacattatctatactgcgcatgctccgcccgcccaatcctcagttccatttctccgccgtgtggAATGGTTCTTCTCGGTAGAGCTCCTCTACTTTCGCCCTTTTTATTGCCAATTTTCGTCAGGATTTCCCGGTTCTTCGACCATTGCGTGTCCAACGACTTCGTCTGTTGCCTATTGGACTTGATTTTCCTCAGCGGCTGCTCCGCTTACCGCTTGTGAGTCTCGCCTTTTTTCCCGCCCTTTCCAACGGCTGCTGCGAGTACTCTACTCTCCTATGCCCCCTCCACCTTCGGGCCCCTTTAGTCGCTGTGTCGTTTGCTCGGGTAAAATCCCTTTCCAGGACGGGCACGACActtgtcttttttgcctgggggaatccCATTCGGCCCAGAGCTGTGAACACTGCCAGGCGTTTACCAAGGCAGCTCTGAAGGCTCGCCAACAGAGGCTAAAATTACACCTTTGGAATTCAGCCCTGGCTGCCTCCCAACCTTCGCCTATGGAGATTCCCTCCACCTCCTCAGCCTCCCATTCTGAGGGTGCTCCGGGCCTTACAGTAGCCAGTAAGTCTTCGGACTTACCTGAAAAGTCTAAGAAGCCTTCTAAGAAATCTTCGACGTCCAAGGCTGCGGTGCCCGCAAAACCCGCGAAATCTACAAAACAGGCAAAAACTAAGGCTTCTACAAAGGCTAAGGACGCTGTATCCCAAGCTTTGCCGGGATCTGCCGACCTTCTCTCGCCTTTATTGGAGGATTTGTCGAGAGACAAGGACTCGACGTCGGGGGCGGctaccccccttcctcctcgtcaGCCTGAGCCGGCTATACCCCTTGGCGCTCCCTCCCCGACGCCAAGCCAGCTTGTTCGAGCAACAACAAGCTTGGGTTCTGCCCCGGTTAGCCCCGTGTCTTCCGGGCGGGCTTCACCGGCTCCATCTGTATCGCCGTTACCTCCTCATCCTCCCTCGCCACCGAGGAAGAAGACAGCAAAGAGGAAGCATTGCTCCAGGGATCGCTCTGTCTCACCTCATAGAGACAGCAGAGACAGCCGCAAACGCTCTCGACGTCGCCATAGGTCGACGTCGGTTGACTCCTCCTCGTCCGGCTCTCATCGTCGCCGCCACAAGCGTCGGTACAGACACCGATCCTATTCCTCCTCGACGTCGACATCGACCGACCGCCGTCATCGCCGTCGGAGGGTCAGATACATttatctctccccctcttcttcttcctctccatcgTCGACCCCCCCTAGAAAACATCGACGTCGACATAAGAAGAGAGTAAGGGACGTCGTCCAACCTCCTCCACTACCAGCTCCTCCCACTGCTCCGCCTTCTGCGGCCCCGTCGATGCCGaccgcgcctcctcctcctccacctcctcctcctcaacccgTCCCTCCAGTCATGCCTCAGCCCCCACCTCCACGTCGAACGAGAGGGCATGAGCCTTCATCTGAGGATGATGATGCTTCCTTTTCTTCGCAAGAATCCCAGTCAGAGGAAGAACCACCTCCTCAACCCACGCCTCATGATCTACCAGTAGGAGAGACGGTGGATTCGGATACGGGCAATCCTCACGATTCCTCACCCTCAGAAGACTTTTCCTCTTACTCACAAATGCTGGCAAGACTAGCCAAGACACTTAAGCTGCGCGTCGACGAACCcgcaccaccagaagaagaccTCATCTTTGGGGATATTAATAAAGAGCGGTCACCACCTCCTAGCCTTTGCTTTCTTCCTACCTTATTGAAGATCATTCAAGAATTTTGGGAGCACCCTTCAGCAGCGGTGCCGTTACCCAAAAGGACAGAGAACATGTATAAGATTGCTGGGGAGGATGCTAAGTTCCTTTTAAAGCACCCTATCCCAAATTCTCTTATAGTGGAGACCAGCTGCACCAAACCATCAGGAAGGGCGCATGTGATCCCCacaaacaaggaaggaaaaaagctcGAGTTAATTGGTAGAAGAATCTACTCCTTAATCGCCTTTATACTCAGAGTCGCTAATTATCAGACCGCCCTAGGAGCATATCAAAAACAGCTGTGGGTAAAAATCTTGCCAGCTTTGCACATGCTGCCAGCAGATGCACGACAAGCTTTCTTAAACACCTATGAGGAAGCCCAGACGGTTTCCAAGCACCAGAGGATTGCAACAAGGCATTCAGTGGAAGCATCAGCTAGAATCCTCGTCACTGCTGTCAACCTGCGTCGACATGCTTGGTTACGTGCTGCTAACATCCTTGAGGATGTAAAGGCTAAGGTGGAGGATTTACCATTTGATTCTACCGGTCTTTTCAGCGAAAAGACGGATAACCACCTTGAGGACTTACATAAGGCTAAGaaaactgctaagtcctattatATTCAGCCACAACCAAAGTTCAACAGATACCAATGGAAACGTTCTTCCAATCAATATAGTCAACCTTCCCAACAGTTCAGACAGTTCAAAGAGGCCTCCCGGTCCGCTTTACCTCAGAATTCTTCCGCTCCATCTACTTACCGTGCTCACCACACGTCGCAGCGTCGTCAGACCTACAAGCCACCTGCcaagaaacacaaacaatatctttgactggcTAGTATACCCCTCAGCTGTCATCACAGACATAAGACTTCAGCCATATTATCGAAATTGGTCAGTTATTACAAACGATTCCTGGGTTTTAAGAATTGTTTCCTCCGGCTATCGCCTAGAGTTTACAGAATATCCCCCTTTGGGAAGGGTACAGTATACTGCATCAAACCCTatcctagaggaggaggttcactCTCTGCTTCAAAAAAGAGCCATTCAAGCAGTACCAACAGCAGATATGCCCAACGGCTTCTATTCAAGATACTTTGCCGTCACCAAAAAGGACGGCGGCATGCGACCCATCTTGGACTTAAGATACTTAAATACTTACCTGCTCCCTCGTCGATTTCGCATGGTGACGTTGGAGTCCATCACACACCTCCTGAAAAGGAAACACTGGTTTGTTCTCATAGATCTGAAGGACGCCTACTTTCACATTACCATCCATCCAGATCACCGAAGGTTCCTCAGATTCGTCTTCCAGAACACAATTTACCAGTACCTCGCTCTTCCATTCGGCCTCGCCACAGCGCCTcgcacattcacaaaatgcatggctcctGTGGCGGCTTACCTCAGACTCAACGGCATTCACGTATTcccatacatcgacgattggctagTCGTCTCTCCATCCAGGCGCAGGGCCTTCAGAGATACCAAGTTCATCCTTCGCCTCC of Pogona vitticeps strain Pit_001003342236 chromosome 6, PviZW2.1, whole genome shotgun sequence contains these proteins:
- the AHR gene encoding aryl hydrocarbon receptor isoform X2, whose amino-acid sequence is MQLLEGELLLQALNGFVLVITSDALIFYVSSTIQDYLGFQQSDIIHQSVFELIHTEDRPEFQRQLHWALNPIQSADSGQIIQGDNGFSQSATYYNPEQLPPENSSFMERNFICRLRCLLDNSSGFLAMNFQGRLKFLHGQNKKGKDGTALSPQLALFAVATPLQPPSILEIRTKNFIFRTKHKLDFTPIGCDAKGRIVLGYTEAELCMRGTGYQFIHAADMLYCAENHIRMIKTGESGMTVFRLLTKENRWAWVQANARLIYKNGRPDYIIATQRPLTDEEGAEHLRKRNMKLPFTFATGEAVLYEVMFPQPGLMDPSQAKVKSGIGKGAASKTILRKESVDPNSLLGAMLQQDESVYLCPPASNKISSSFERNLFADTRDELGNVMTSDWQDILPVGNNSILKQEQTACPEESSLILPEDSVGLFQDNKNNELYNIMKTLGIDFEDIKCFQQDEEFFKNELSGVDDIRDIDITDEILTYVQESLNKPDLLYSGCQQQQPIVQNSTCVLPQQMEQPQLDHRQKETTVEQHQHHQQLCQKMKHMQVNGMFTNWNSVNNMPLNPSQQQSQPYIFSSMQEITQEFPYKSEVNTATYACRQEFIPYNQSTSMVSQLPDFTQIDFPVGSFDRSTYSTSGLEDFLSCLQQVPESQACGINSQQVIVTPQTCYAGAVSMYQCVSETQPNCTEQIQYNPVVSGQQALLNKFQNSFNGRSLNEAYPPQLDAVNTQPETHLQPLHHPAESRSFSDLASSSFM